A window of Ictalurus furcatus strain D&B chromosome 18, Billie_1.0, whole genome shotgun sequence contains these coding sequences:
- the eif4ebp3 gene encoding eukaryotic translation initiation factor 4E-binding protein 3, which yields MSTVCDASSSCPIPSRASVPQCWSSLPGSYSQTPGGTVFSITPGGTRIIYDRKFLLECRNSPIARTPPCCLPHIPGVTMQSTHPLDKLLEQDEDSQDVPVDDSQFVLDI from the exons ATGTCGACTGTCTGTGACGCGTCGTCGAGCTGCCCCATCCCGAGCCGTGCTTCAGTTCCGCAGTGCTGGTCTTCTCTCCCCGGCTCCTACAGCCAGACCCCCGGCGGCACAGTCTTCTCCATCACCCCTGGAG GGACCAGAATCATCTACGATAGGAAATTTCTCCTGGAATGCCGCAACTCGCCGATTGCACGGACTCCACCCTGCTGTCTGCCTCACATTCCAGGCGTCACCATGCAGTCCACACACCCGCTGGACAAGCTGTTGGAGCAGGACGAGGACAGTCAAGACGTCCCCG TTGATGACAGTCAATTTGTCCTGGACATCTGA